CTCCTTTCGCTTTGGGCAGCGGTTCGATCGAACCGCTCCAGAAACGCACAAGCTTCGACCGTGAACAGAGGGACTACGCGGAGCTCTCGCCCCCGTGGGGGCTGTCGCCCGTGGGATCAGGGGATAACAAGAGGCGTGCCACGCTGCCGTGGGAGCGCGAGAATCGCGGATTTGCCCGTGAGTTCAAGGGCTTGGCGGGCGTTTGAGCGGGCGGGAATGGCCGCGCCGGGTTGGGCCTTGCGTTGCGCTGCAACAGGAAGCAGCAGCGAAGCCAACCTTCTGGCTAGCTCAGAGCCGTCTTGGACTGGCCCCTCCCTGCAAACGTTGCAAGTGCATCGCGCAACGCAACACCTACAACAGAGACACCGGGCGCAGGTCCCCGGTCGGCGTCCCTCCGCCGGAGAAGGATGTGGGTGCCCTTCCGGAAACACTGTGCGGGAGCGAGGCTGCCCTACGACAGGCCCGGGGGCGGCGGCTCGGCGTTGCCTTCAGGTCACGCCCCCGCGCGAACCGAAACGCCCCGCCTGCCCGGCGTCGAGATTCCCTGTCAGCCGCGCTTCGAAGGGGACGCAGGGCCCGGAACTCCAGCTCCGGGCCCCTTCGGGTGCCCCCACCTCGATCCGGTCGTGCCAGAGCAACTCCCGGCCCACCTTCGATCACTCCGGGCGGAGCAGGCAGAAGCTCCAGGGGCGGACGTGGAGCCAGACCTCCTGGCCGGCCTCCATGGGATACTCCCGGGCGGCCCGGATGTTGAGCCAGGCATCGAGCCAGATCCCCGAGACCCACAGGCGCACGAGCCGGTAGTGGCCGAGATCGGCCCAGCTGTCCACCACCCCGAGTTGGAGGTTGCGGTGGCGGGCGGTGTCGGGGGCCCGGTCGGGGCGCACCAGGATGACCTCTTCGGGGCGGATGCCTACCACCGCGCGGTCCCCTTCGGCAAACCCGTCGTCGGCGCTGCCGGGCTGCACCGGGGGCAGGAGGGCCTCGAAGACCACCGGCGTGCCTTCCAGCGCGACGCGCCGGTAGCCTTCCCCGGTGCGGGGGCCCACCCGGGCGGGGTAGAGGTTCTGGAGCATCAGGAAGCGCGCCACCCGCAGATTGGCGGGGCGGTTGTAGAGCTCCCCGGGGCGCCCCGTCTGCTCCAGGCGGCCGGCCATGAGGATGGCCATGCGGTCCGCCATCAGGAAGGCCTCCTCGGGGTCGTGGGTCACCTGCACGAGGGTGAGCCCGAGCCGGCGCTGGAGCTCCCGGAACTCCACCTGGAGGCGCCGGCGCAGCGAGGCGTCGAGCGCCGAGAAGGGCTCGTCCATGAAGAGCACCCGGGGCTCGGTGACGAGCGCCCGGGCGAGCGCCACCCGCTGGCGTTCCCCTCCCGAGAGGGTGCGCACGTCGGGGCGGGGGAGGACCGCCCCCAGGTCCAGGAGTCCGGCCCAGTGGGAAAGCCGTTCTTCGGCATCCGCGGGGGGCCGGCCCCGGGCGCGAAGGCCGAAGAGCACGTTGTCCCGGACCGAGAGGTGGGGGAAGAGGGCGAGGTCCTGGGGCACGTAGGCCACCTGGCGCTCCTCCGGGGGGAGCCGGGTGGCGTCGCGGCCGCCCAGGAGCACCCGCCCCGCCTCGGGCCGGCGAAGCCCCAGGAGGCCCTCCAGGAGCAGGGTCTTGCCGGCCCCCGAAGGCCCGAGCACGAAGAAGCTCTCTCCCGCCTCCACGGCGAAGTCGATGCCCCGAAGACGGAAGCCCCCGAAGCCCATGGTGAGGCCCTCGCAGCGGATCACCGCCGCTCCCCCATGGCGTGGACGGCCCCCAGGGCGAGAAGGCCCGTGGCGGAGAGGACGAGCATGAGGGCCACGGCCCCGGAGATGTCGACCGAGGCAAGCCGCAGGTAGATGGCCACGGGGACCGTCTCGGTCTTTCCGGGCACCGCGCCGGCCAGGGTGACGGTGGCGCCGAACTCCCCCAGGGCCCGGGCCCACCCCAGCACGAAGGCGGCCGTGAGGCCCCGGCGGGCCAGGGGAAGGCTCACCCGCCGGAAGGAGCCCCAGGGGGTGCACCCGAGAAAGCGCGCCACCTGCTCGTAGCGCACGTCCACGTCCTGGAAGGCCGCCTTGAGCACGCGGATCACCACGGCCAGGGCCACGGTGAACTGGGCCAGCACGATCCCCGGCACCTCGAAGACGAAGCGCAGGAGGTGGGCCTCCACCCACTGGCCGGCGGGGCCCCGGAAGAAGAGGAGCCACGAAACGCCCACCGCCACCGGGGAGAGCACCATGGGCAGGTCGAGGAGCACGTCCACGGCCCGGGCCCCGGGGAAGCGGTGGCGGGCCAGGGCGTAGGCGCAGGGCACTCCCACCGTCAGGGCGAGGAGCGCGGCCACCGTGGCGGTGCCCAGGCTCAGGACCAGGGCCTGGCGGATGGCGGGCCGCCCCAGGGCCCCCAGGGGCTCCCAAAGCCCCGCGTACCCCACCTGGGAGACGAGCATCGCCCCCACCAGGAGCAGCGGCAGGAGCACGGCCCCGGCCAGAAGCGCGGGGAAGAAGCGGCGCCCCACGGCCTACCTCCAGGAAGCGGGCAGCGGCCACTCCCCGCCCACGGGGGTATCCGGGCGGGCCCGCCTGCGCGCCTCGGCGAGGTCGGCGAGGTACCCGTGGGCGCGAAACACCGCTTGCCCCTCCGGGCTCACCAGGTAGGCCAGGAAGGCCCGGGCAAGCTCCGGCTCCCGGGGAAAGGCCGAGACCGCCGCCGGAAGGTAGCCGATGCGGGTCACCTCCTCCGGGGGGTAGTACACGGTTTCCACCCGCTGGGGGTCCCACTCCTCGAACACGTCCCACCCGATCACGGCGTCCACGAGCCCCAGGGAGAGCATCTGGGCGGTCTTCTCGCAGGACTCGGCCTGGTTGACGATGTTGCGGCGCACCGATTCGGAGAGCCCCCGGGCCTCCAGGGCCTCCACGGCGTAGAGCCCCACGCACACCGTCTCGGGCCGGGCGATGCCCACCCGCATCCCCGGCCGGGCCAGGTCGGCCAGGCCCCGGATGTTCTTGGGATTGCCCCGCGGCACGTTGATGGCGGGGATCAGGTAGACGACCCGGACCTCCGTGGAGGGGTCCACCAGCCCCTTGCGTTTGGCGAGCTCCCCGTAGTCGGAGGAGCCGGGGAAATAGATGTCGCCGCGCCGCAGGAGCTCCATCTGGGAGAGCATGGTGCCCGACCCGCCCAGGTGCAGGAGGATCCGGGCCCCGGTGGCTTCCTGGAAGCGCCGGGCCGCCTCCTCCAGGGCGGGCTTGGAGGCAGAGCCGGCAAACACCTCCAGCGCCCGCCCCTTCCAGGCGCCAGCCTGGGCGGCGCTGGCGAGGGCGAAGACAAAGAGGCTCGGGAGGACTCGAGTCGCCAGGAACCGTCGCACGGTGGTTCTCCTTTCTTCCTACGAAGTGCGCCCGCGAGGGCGGCGGCAGTCGTCCCCCGGGGCGGGCGCACGCCGTGCGCCCCTACGACTACCGGCCCCCGCGGGGAAAGGCAAGAGGGAAGACGTCGTGGAGTCGGGGGG
This DNA window, taken from Thermodesulfobacteriota bacterium, encodes the following:
- a CDS encoding ABC transporter permease, whose translation is MGRRFFPALLAGAVLLPLLLVGAMLVSQVGYAGLWEPLGALGRPAIRQALVLSLGTATVAALLALTVGVPCAYALARHRFPGARAVDVLLDLPMVLSPVAVGVSWLLFFRGPAGQWVEAHLLRFVFEVPGIVLAQFTVALAVVIRVLKAAFQDVDVRYEQVARFLGCTPWGSFRRVSLPLARRGLTAAFVLGWARALGEFGATVTLAGAVPGKTETVPVAIYLRLASVDISGAVALMLVLSATGLLALGAVHAMGERR
- the modA gene encoding molybdate ABC transporter substrate-binding protein, with the protein product MRRFLATRVLPSLFVFALASAAQAGAWKGRALEVFAGSASKPALEEAARRFQEATGARILLHLGGSGTMLSQMELLRRGDIYFPGSSDYGELAKRKGLVDPSTEVRVVYLIPAINVPRGNPKNIRGLADLARPGMRVGIARPETVCVGLYAVEALEARGLSESVRRNIVNQAESCEKTAQMLSLGLVDAVIGWDVFEEWDPQRVETVYYPPEEVTRIGYLPAAVSAFPREPELARAFLAYLVSPEGQAVFRAHGYLADLAEARRRARPDTPVGGEWPLPASWR
- a CDS encoding ABC transporter ATP-binding protein, whose product is MIRCEGLTMGFGGFRLRGIDFAVEAGESFFVLGPSGAGKTLLLEGLLGLRRPEAGRVLLGGRDATRLPPEERQVAYVPQDLALFPHLSVRDNVLFGLRARGRPPADAEERLSHWAGLLDLGAVLPRPDVRTLSGGERQRVALARALVTEPRVLFMDEPFSALDASLRRRLQVEFRELQRRLGLTLVQVTHDPEEAFLMADRMAILMAGRLEQTGRPGELYNRPANLRVARFLMLQNLYPARVGPRTGEGYRRVALEGTPVVFEALLPPVQPGSADDGFAEGDRAVVGIRPEEVILVRPDRAPDTARHRNLQLGVVDSWADLGHYRLVRLWVSGIWLDAWLNIRAAREYPMEAGQEVWLHVRPWSFCLLRPE